One Thermococcus kodakarensis KOD1 genomic window carries:
- a CDS encoding HEPN domain-containing protein: MLSIKRAEEWLEEAKRNREFGSYRTSLMASYLAMFHAARAVLFRDGWREKSHYCVARYLEEFYVKTGKLEGYWVELLDRMRELRHEDQYDVSYTPEPDEVKDALKVAEKFIEVIKSLIGEEQ, from the coding sequence TTGCTGAGCATTAAGAGGGCCGAAGAGTGGCTGGAAGAGGCCAAGAGGAACAGAGAGTTCGGCTCATACAGGACTTCCCTAATGGCCTCCTACCTCGCGATGTTTCATGCTGCCAGAGCAGTGCTTTTCCGCGACGGGTGGCGGGAGAAAAGCCACTACTGCGTCGCAAGGTACCTTGAGGAGTTCTACGTTAAAACTGGAAAGCTTGAGGGGTACTGGGTAGAGCTCCTCGACAGGATGAGAGAACTCAGGCATGAAGATCAATACGACGTCTCGTACACTCCCGAGCCCGATGAAGTTAAAGATGCCCTGAAAGTCGCTGAGAAGTTTATTGAAGTCATAAAGTCTCTCATTGGTGAGGAACAATGA
- a CDS encoding nucleotidyltransferase domain-containing protein → MHELLSTPERVRILEEVLPKSTVGVEEVARKLDVSKGLVSKTLHLLVKHGIAAKKGRKFHILDTPKTRELKRFLNFIVLSERLKGLKEDWMLGLGVYGSFASGENREDSDIDVWVFARKEELLKSARLKRKISELTDREVDLIVLTPSRLSRLQKEDPIFYYSLVYGSIVIWGERLDRIQSLLRAGSAEKSSAFQRESVAEH, encoded by the coding sequence ATGCACGAGCTGCTCTCAACACCCGAACGTGTGAGGATCCTCGAAGAAGTTCTGCCGAAGAGTACGGTGGGGGTAGAAGAAGTCGCGAGAAAACTCGACGTCAGCAAGGGTCTGGTCTCAAAGACCCTTCACCTTCTCGTAAAGCACGGGATCGCCGCGAAAAAAGGGAGAAAGTTCCACATCCTTGACACTCCTAAAACTCGGGAGCTTAAGAGGTTTCTGAACTTCATTGTGCTTTCGGAAAGGCTCAAAGGACTCAAAGAAGACTGGATGCTCGGTCTTGGTGTTTACGGAAGCTTTGCCTCCGGAGAGAACAGGGAAGACAGTGATATTGACGTTTGGGTGTTCGCTAGGAAGGAGGAACTATTAAAGTCCGCGAGGCTAAAGAGAAAAATCTCCGAGCTGACGGACAGAGAAGTTGATCTGATAGTTTTAACGCCGTCGAGGCTATCAAGGCTCCAAAAAGAAGACCCTATCTTTTACTATTCCCTCGTCTACGGCTCGATTGTTATATGGGGTGAGAGACTTGACAGGATTCAGTCTTTGCTTAGAGCGGGGTCTGCTGAGAAGAGTTCCGCCTTCCAGAGAGAAAGCGTTGCTGAGCATTAA
- a CDS encoding type II toxin-antitoxin system VapC family toxin, which translates to MIRAFIDTNVLLNVWFKEIDPRTSRPLWKASLRVLKLVEEGNIKGIVSIFTIMESVHVFRRKGADPKIAQSDIQDLGLEVYIPEIPALLDALTYQLELGVDPYDAVALSSAVNSNCDVLIARDEEFKKRGKGVIKIVSPEEFLSYLEERGLL; encoded by the coding sequence ATGATTAGAGCGTTTATAGACACCAACGTTCTCCTCAATGTGTGGTTCAAGGAAATCGATCCTAGAACATCAAGACCACTCTGGAAGGCCTCACTTCGGGTTCTTAAACTCGTCGAGGAAGGTAACATTAAGGGTATAGTTTCCATCTTTACAATCATGGAGTCGGTGCACGTTTTTAGGAGGAAAGGTGCAGACCCAAAAATAGCCCAGAGCGATATTCAAGACCTTGGTCTTGAGGTGTACATCCCTGAAATTCCTGCATTGCTAGACGCCCTTACATACCAGCTTGAGCTCGGGGTTGACCCTTACGATGCCGTTGCTCTTTCCTCGGCAGTTAATTCCAACTGTGACGTTCTGATTGCCAGAGACGAAGAATTTAAAAAGAGGGGAAAGGGTGTGATCAAAATAGTGAGTCCCGAGGAATTTCTCTCTTATCTCGAGGAGCGTGGGCTTCTGTGA
- a CDS encoding DNA-3-methyladenine glycosylase family protein → MAVDIRKTAHEMVKNGTWKLKGDTFYQALRLKSGVVGIVAYNGDFLFPETWGRKEKKEAREKLSFILGLDTDLDSFYSEISDSPFSFLVEEFKGLTVPAAPSPYQALVEVIAQQQVNFEFAQRTIRNLVEMAGEKAGNIYVFPTAEKIASLSPDELKRAKLGYRAEYIKHVTELYLKGELKLDLWEMDEKEAIKYLTAFRGIGKWTAELFLAYGLRKNTYPAGDLGLRRGIAKIFGKSVKEVKEKDVREILEPYGKWKGLLAFYITCYDRKTELERRRIK, encoded by the coding sequence ATGGCTGTCGACATCAGAAAGACCGCCCACGAAATGGTAAAGAACGGCACCTGGAAGCTCAAAGGGGATACTTTCTACCAGGCACTCCGACTGAAAAGCGGCGTAGTCGGAATTGTGGCCTACAACGGGGACTTCCTCTTTCCAGAGACATGGGGAAGGAAGGAGAAAAAAGAGGCTAGGGAAAAGCTCTCCTTCATTCTCGGCCTCGACACTGACCTCGACTCTTTCTATTCAGAGATAAGTGATTCGCCGTTCTCTTTCCTTGTGGAGGAGTTCAAAGGCTTGACCGTTCCCGCCGCACCCTCACCCTATCAAGCCCTCGTTGAGGTGATAGCACAACAGCAGGTTAACTTCGAGTTCGCTCAGAGGACGATAAGAAACCTCGTAGAAATGGCCGGAGAAAAAGCTGGGAACATATACGTCTTTCCTACGGCCGAGAAAATAGCCTCTCTATCTCCTGACGAGCTTAAAAGAGCGAAGCTCGGCTACCGCGCAGAATATATAAAACACGTTACGGAGCTTTACCTGAAGGGCGAGCTGAAGCTTGACCTGTGGGAGATGGACGAGAAAGAGGCCATAAAGTATCTTACGGCCTTCCGCGGGATAGGGAAGTGGACTGCAGAGCTCTTCCTTGCCTATGGGCTGAGGAAAAATACCTATCCAGCGGGAGATCTTGGACTGAGGAGAGGTATAGCTAAGATATTCGGGAAGAGCGTGAAAGAGGTTAAAGAGAAAGACGTCAGGGAAATCCTTGAGCCGTACGGGAAGTGGAAGGGTCTGCTGGCCTTTTACATCACCTGCTACGACAGGAAGACCGAGCTGGAGAGGAGAAGGATTAAATAG
- a CDS encoding NfeD family protein has protein sequence MKPMKRPMVLTILLVVLILLPSVSAEKRVVYVGTIEGTITQYTVDQFESYIRTAEKNSAEALIIELNTPGGQGDAMMEIVSLIQNSTVPVIIYVYPRGAIAASAGTYIAMASHLIAMAPGTSIGACEPILGYSANGSIVRAPDKIRNFYAAYMRSLAEASGRNETAAVKFVLEDLSLTPEEALKANVIEVIANDLPDLLKKANGMRTKVPVAGKGYVTFNFTNVEVKRLSPSLSYQIVTFLANPGIAYILLTVGMLGLVFGFLTPGWHVPETLGAILLVLGVIGMGYFGYDAAGLVLMILGVIFFIAEALTPTFGLFTIAGLVSFILGGLIMFGKGGEVYLVNSETFSTLRVIIIVTGVLLALFFLFGMAAVIRAHRRRPETGKEEMIGAVGKVVEDLDPEGLIKVRGELWKAVSKDGSLIKVGEKVRVVGMDGLTLIVEKVDEKEV, from the coding sequence ATGAAGCCTATGAAGCGACCGATGGTCTTGACAATACTCCTAGTTGTTCTCATCCTTCTCCCTTCGGTAAGCGCGGAGAAGAGAGTCGTCTACGTTGGAACTATCGAGGGCACTATCACTCAGTATACGGTCGACCAGTTTGAGAGCTATATCCGGACTGCAGAAAAGAACAGCGCGGAAGCGCTTATCATCGAACTGAACACGCCCGGCGGTCAGGGAGACGCGATGATGGAGATAGTTTCATTAATTCAGAACTCCACTGTACCGGTTATAATCTATGTATATCCAAGAGGCGCCATAGCGGCTTCTGCTGGTACCTACATAGCGATGGCCTCCCACCTGATAGCTATGGCTCCCGGAACTAGCATCGGCGCCTGTGAGCCGATCTTGGGCTATTCCGCCAACGGGAGCATAGTAAGAGCACCCGACAAGATTCGAAACTTCTACGCCGCCTACATGCGCTCCCTGGCTGAGGCGAGCGGAAGAAACGAGACGGCGGCCGTTAAGTTTGTCCTCGAAGACCTCAGCCTCACCCCAGAAGAGGCCCTGAAGGCCAACGTTATTGAGGTCATCGCGAATGACCTTCCAGATCTGCTCAAAAAGGCCAACGGGATGAGGACGAAAGTTCCTGTGGCTGGAAAGGGTTACGTTACGTTCAACTTTACCAATGTGGAGGTGAAAAGGCTCAGTCCATCCCTGAGCTACCAGATAGTAACGTTCCTTGCAAATCCGGGGATAGCGTACATTCTCTTAACTGTTGGGATGCTCGGGCTGGTCTTCGGTTTCCTCACCCCAGGCTGGCACGTTCCGGAGACTCTGGGAGCTATACTGCTCGTCCTTGGGGTTATAGGCATGGGCTACTTCGGCTACGACGCTGCTGGGCTCGTGCTCATGATACTTGGCGTGATATTCTTCATAGCGGAGGCTCTGACCCCGACGTTCGGCCTCTTCACGATAGCCGGACTGGTCAGCTTCATACTGGGAGGTCTGATAATGTTCGGAAAGGGTGGGGAGGTATACCTCGTTAACAGCGAAACTTTCTCTACCTTGAGAGTCATCATAATAGTAACAGGAGTCCTGCTGGCACTGTTCTTCCTCTTCGGGATGGCCGCTGTGATACGGGCGCACCGCAGAAGGCCAGAAACTGGTAAAGAGGAGATGATCGGTGCCGTTGGTAAAGTTGTTGAAGACCTTGATCCCGAGGGCCTCATAAAAGTCCGCGGAGAGCTCTGGAAAGCCGTCTCCAAAGACGGAAGTCTGATTAAGGTCGGAGAAAAAGTAAGGGTAGTTGGAATGGACGGGCTGACGCTCATAGTTGAAAAAGTCGATGAAAAGGAGGTATGA
- a CDS encoding slipin family protein has protein sequence MAGFGTLVLGIVLLFVLILLASAIKIVKEYERAVIFRLGRVVGARGPGLFFIIPIFEKAVIVDLRTRVLDVPVQETITKDNVPVKVNAVVYFRVVDPVKAVTQVANYIVATSQIAQTTLRSVIGQAHLDELLSEREKLNRELQKIIDEATDPWGIKVTTVEIKDVELPAGMQRAMAKQAEAERERRARITLAEAERQAAEKLREAAEIISEHPMALQLRTLQTISDVASDKSNVIVLPLPMEMLKLFKSFAEAGQAVKKKLEAEEQSE, from the coding sequence ATGGCAGGTTTTGGCACCTTAGTCTTGGGAATCGTTTTGCTTTTTGTTTTGATTCTGCTGGCAAGTGCCATAAAGATAGTGAAGGAGTACGAAAGGGCAGTGATCTTCAGGCTTGGTAGGGTCGTTGGAGCTAGAGGTCCCGGACTGTTCTTCATAATCCCGATATTCGAAAAGGCCGTTATCGTTGACCTCCGTACGAGGGTTCTTGACGTTCCAGTTCAGGAGACCATAACGAAGGACAACGTTCCAGTTAAGGTCAACGCCGTTGTTTACTTCCGCGTCGTTGACCCTGTAAAGGCTGTTACTCAGGTCGCCAACTACATAGTGGCCACGAGCCAGATAGCCCAGACCACGCTGAGGAGCGTCATCGGTCAGGCTCATCTCGACGAGCTCTTGAGCGAGAGGGAGAAGCTCAACAGGGAGCTCCAGAAGATAATTGACGAAGCAACAGACCCATGGGGAATAAAGGTCACTACCGTCGAGATAAAGGACGTCGAACTCCCAGCTGGTATGCAGAGGGCGATGGCCAAGCAGGCAGAGGCCGAGCGTGAGAGAAGGGCTAGGATTACCCTGGCGGAGGCGGAGAGGCAGGCTGCTGAGAAGCTCAGGGAGGCCGCGGAGATCATAAGCGAGCACCCGATGGCGCTCCAGCTCAGAACCCTTCAGACCATAAGCGACGTCGCCAGCGACAAGAGCAACGTCATCGTCCTCCCGCTCCCGATGGAGATGCTCAAGCTTTTCAAGAGCTTCGCTGAAGCGGGTCAAGCAGTAAAGAAGAAACTTGAAGCAGAGGAACAATCAGAATGA
- the minD gene encoding cell division ATPase MinD — MEGRSIVFASGKGGTGKTTTVANLGVALAQFGKEVILLDADLTMANLSLVLGMEDIPVTLHDVLAREADLKDAIYEGPAGVKVIPGGLSLEKVKKAKPERLRELMREISQLADFILIDAPAGLEMTSVTALLIGKELIVVTNPEISAITDSLKTKLIAEKLGTLPLGVILNRVTNEKTELTQDEIEAILEVPVLAMIPEDPEVKRASAYGVPLVIKNPTSPAAIAIKQLAAKLAGIKWQPPEPESPIKRVFKAIFGGKR; from the coding sequence TTGGAAGGCAGATCAATAGTCTTTGCATCTGGAAAGGGTGGAACCGGTAAGACCACCACAGTCGCCAACCTGGGTGTGGCCCTAGCACAGTTTGGCAAAGAAGTGATTCTGCTGGACGCAGACCTGACGATGGCAAACCTAAGTCTTGTTCTCGGAATGGAAGACATCCCAGTTACACTGCACGATGTACTTGCGAGGGAAGCAGACCTCAAGGATGCAATATACGAAGGTCCGGCGGGAGTTAAGGTCATCCCAGGTGGGCTCAGCCTGGAGAAGGTCAAGAAGGCCAAGCCCGAGAGGCTCAGGGAGCTCATGAGGGAGATAAGCCAGCTCGCAGATTTCATTCTCATCGACGCTCCGGCGGGCCTTGAGATGACGTCCGTTACGGCGCTCCTCATTGGAAAGGAGCTCATAGTCGTCACCAACCCTGAGATTTCAGCTATCACTGACTCCCTGAAGACAAAGCTCATAGCGGAGAAGCTCGGAACGCTCCCGCTCGGTGTCATCCTCAACAGAGTCACCAATGAAAAGACAGAACTTACGCAGGATGAGATTGAGGCCATCCTTGAGGTTCCAGTTCTGGCTATGATCCCAGAAGACCCTGAGGTCAAGCGTGCAAGTGCATACGGCGTCCCGCTCGTCATCAAGAACCCAACCAGCCCCGCCGCTATAGCTATCAAGCAGCTGGCCGCCAAACTTGCGGGAATCAAGTGGCAGCCGCCCGAGCCGGAGAGCCCGATAAAGAGGGTCTTCAAAGCAATCTTCGGAGGGAAGAGGTAA
- a CDS encoding AMP phosphorylase, translating into MKAKIRILDMFSGRYTVLINEEDAKEAKLHPDDLVKIEAGKKAVYGSVALSNLVGKGEVGISRDVLDLHNFSEGETVSVIPAGTPESVRYIKKKMHGEKLRKVEIEAIVRDIVDRKLRDIEISSFVTALEINGLDMDEIAALTIAMAETGDMLDIDRKPIMDVHSIGGVPGNKTNILVVPIVAAAGLTIPKTSSRAITSAAGTADVVEVFADVSFSLDEIKRIVEKVGACLVWGGALNLAPADDITIKAERALSIDPTGLMLASIMSKKYAMGSQYVLIDIPTGKGVKVETVEEARSLARDFIELGKRLGQYVEVAITYGGQPIGHTVGPALEAREALSALMTGKGPGSLIEKATGLAGILLEMGGVAPAGTGKKMAKEILESGKAWEKMKEIIEAQGGDPNIKPEEIPIGDKTYTFTAATSGYVTAIDNRAITAIARAAGAPEDKGAGIELYVKVGEKVKEGDPLFTIHAEHEARLDQAIVLARRTEPIRIEGMVLQRIGNI; encoded by the coding sequence GTGAAAGCCAAGATCCGCATACTCGATATGTTCAGTGGGAGGTACACTGTTCTAATAAACGAGGAAGATGCCAAGGAGGCAAAGCTTCACCCGGACGACCTCGTTAAGATAGAGGCAGGTAAGAAGGCCGTCTATGGCAGCGTTGCCCTCAGCAACCTCGTCGGAAAGGGTGAGGTCGGTATAAGCAGGGACGTACTTGACCTTCACAACTTCTCGGAGGGCGAAACCGTCAGCGTTATCCCTGCCGGGACTCCAGAGAGCGTCCGCTACATCAAGAAGAAGATGCACGGCGAGAAGCTCAGGAAGGTCGAGATAGAGGCCATCGTGAGGGACATCGTTGACAGGAAGCTCAGGGACATCGAGATAAGCTCCTTCGTGACGGCCCTTGAGATAAACGGCCTCGACATGGACGAGATAGCGGCTCTGACCATAGCGATGGCAGAGACGGGGGACATGCTCGATATTGATCGGAAGCCGATAATGGACGTCCACAGCATCGGCGGCGTCCCGGGAAACAAAACCAACATTCTCGTCGTCCCGATAGTGGCGGCGGCAGGTTTAACTATTCCAAAGACCAGCTCAAGGGCTATCACCAGCGCCGCGGGAACTGCCGACGTTGTCGAGGTTTTTGCGGACGTCAGCTTCTCCCTCGACGAGATAAAGCGCATCGTCGAGAAGGTCGGGGCATGTCTGGTCTGGGGCGGTGCGCTCAACCTGGCACCCGCGGATGACATAACGATAAAGGCCGAGCGTGCGCTGAGCATCGACCCCACTGGCCTGATGCTGGCCAGCATAATGTCAAAGAAGTACGCTATGGGCAGTCAGTACGTTCTCATTGACATCCCGACTGGAAAGGGTGTTAAGGTGGAGACTGTCGAGGAGGCCAGGAGCCTTGCCAGGGACTTCATAGAGCTTGGAAAGAGGCTCGGCCAGTACGTTGAGGTTGCAATAACCTACGGTGGTCAGCCAATAGGACACACCGTCGGCCCTGCCCTCGAAGCCAGGGAGGCCCTCTCCGCTCTCATGACTGGCAAAGGCCCTGGAAGCCTAATAGAAAAGGCCACAGGACTGGCCGGAATACTCCTTGAGATGGGTGGCGTTGCACCCGCCGGAACTGGCAAGAAAATGGCCAAAGAAATCCTCGAGAGCGGCAAGGCCTGGGAAAAGATGAAGGAAATCATCGAGGCCCAGGGCGGAGACCCGAACATCAAGCCCGAGGAGATACCCATCGGCGACAAGACCTACACCTTCACCGCCGCCACGAGCGGTTACGTCACAGCAATAGACAACAGGGCGATAACTGCCATAGCGAGGGCCGCTGGAGCGCCTGAGGACAAGGGAGCTGGAATCGAGCTCTACGTCAAGGTCGGGGAAAAGGTCAAGGAGGGCGACCCGCTCTTCACGATACACGCCGAGCACGAGGCGAGGCTCGACCAGGCGATAGTCCTCGCCAGAAGGACTGAACCGATAAGAATAGAAGGAATGGTTCTCCAGCGAATCGGCAACATCTGA
- the moaC gene encoding cyclic pyranopterin monophosphate synthase MoaC, giving the protein MKDLTHVDEKGVKMVEVGHKDVVFRKAVAKGRIRLKPETIELIKAGKTKKGNVIAAAQIAGILAVKKTPELIPLCHPIPLTGVDITFEFGDDYIEATCEVRAYYKTGVEMEALTGVSVALLTIWDMVKAVEKDENGQYPFTRIEDIRVVEKVKGEE; this is encoded by the coding sequence ATGAAGGATTTGACACACGTTGACGAAAAGGGTGTTAAGATGGTGGAAGTTGGGCACAAGGACGTTGTTTTCAGAAAAGCCGTTGCCAAAGGCAGGATAAGGCTGAAGCCCGAGACAATAGAGCTGATTAAAGCTGGAAAGACCAAGAAGGGCAACGTTATAGCGGCTGCCCAGATAGCTGGCATCCTGGCCGTGAAAAAGACCCCCGAGCTGATCCCGCTCTGCCACCCAATACCACTCACGGGTGTTGACATAACCTTTGAGTTTGGAGACGACTACATAGAGGCCACCTGCGAGGTCAGGGCCTACTACAAGACCGGCGTTGAGATGGAGGCCCTCACGGGCGTCAGCGTCGCCCTCCTGACGATATGGGACATGGTGAAGGCCGTCGAGAAGGATGAGAACGGACAGTACCCCTTCACAAGGATTGAGGACATAAGAGTCGTGGAGAAAGTCAAGGGAGAAGAATGA
- a CDS encoding ABC transporter ATP-binding protein, which yields MSSQAILIENLTKSYGTFRAVDGLTFDVKVGEVFGFLGPNGAGKTTTILSMLGIIIPDDGRIEILGMDMSREPIKIKERIGYLPENATIYGELTAWKNLEFFANFYRMSNSEREKRITELLKRVGLWDARYRKAKTFSKGMKQRLLLAQALINDPELLILDEPTSGLDPEGAHLVKEVIREAKAEGRTVFFSSHILSEVEELSDRVGIIVRGRLKAVGPIREIKRQFMELEGYEIKVETKEPIPELRHEEITRVERLAPNRIILFARSDIREWLSQYLTSKGVTILSLEVEEPSLEDVFMKTIYGRDEE from the coding sequence ATGTCATCACAGGCTATCCTGATCGAAAACCTTACAAAATCATACGGTACGTTCAGGGCCGTGGACGGCCTTACTTTCGACGTGAAAGTGGGGGAAGTTTTTGGATTTCTGGGACCGAATGGAGCTGGAAAGACCACAACGATTCTCAGCATGCTCGGCATCATCATCCCCGACGATGGGAGAATAGAGATACTGGGAATGGACATGTCGAGGGAGCCGATAAAAATCAAGGAGCGCATCGGCTACCTCCCTGAAAACGCCACTATCTACGGCGAACTTACCGCCTGGAAAAACCTGGAGTTCTTTGCCAACTTTTACAGGATGAGCAATTCCGAGAGGGAAAAGCGGATAACTGAACTTCTCAAGAGGGTTGGTCTCTGGGATGCCCGCTATCGGAAGGCCAAGACGTTTTCAAAGGGCATGAAGCAGCGCCTTCTCCTTGCACAGGCTCTTATCAACGACCCGGAGCTGTTGATACTCGACGAACCAACGAGCGGGCTCGATCCAGAGGGAGCGCATTTGGTTAAGGAAGTAATTCGGGAGGCGAAGGCTGAGGGAAGGACCGTCTTCTTCTCAAGCCACATCCTCAGCGAGGTCGAGGAGCTGAGCGACCGCGTCGGCATAATCGTCCGCGGAAGGCTAAAAGCAGTTGGCCCTATACGGGAAATAAAGCGTCAGTTCATGGAGCTTGAGGGCTACGAGATAAAGGTGGAGACGAAAGAGCCCATACCTGAGCTTCGGCATGAGGAAATCACCAGGGTTGAGCGCCTCGCCCCAAATAGGATTATCCTTTTTGCCCGCTCGGATATAAGGGAGTGGCTCTCCCAGTACCTCACTTCGAAGGGAGTCACTATCTTGAGCCTTGAGGTTGAAGAACCAAGCCTTGAGGATGTTTTCATGAAGACGATCTACGGGAGGGATGAGGAATGA
- a CDS encoding COG1470 family protein, translating into MRKAFLLLLSMLLLLPLASAQPYVTVFEGRIAPEHAITVGDYTVTVVKSAVGTPYLMLKKGAEILELMPFDFGREIERDGIRVVMGSYTPQGGFVVVSVKPKLVASLKPKVGERVSFNGTTVEVTSVGAETVDVSVNGVTKTLEVNGSAVVDLVALEYNGKEIRVYVADPASEIVNLEYAVFYPYRKVRASGPVDVPITITSSSDVELNLKLGILSLPSGWKANFIYGGVEVGEISVPPKGTVSLTLHIEPTGSGVVKFTVGNFTGSLEVESAGIEVSIPYLSLEAEAGTSLSVPVAFAGTGRVEFTPGSVPQGWGVYLTDGRYRLRSFDVDGSFTAELVVEIPRNATLGDHRIEFEVNGQSYALNVYVYKTYLGEPAKLTVILTDESGNPIRGWVSVGGENVTVSPAGSANFELKPGEYTVLAGAEGCSPVEEDVKLSDGEERTLTIKLRRAEYYFKASLERDVLTVTSGSGGSVAITIKNLGSKDDDYRVTVEGLPEGWSYILSQDPKGTVPIASIKVPSGESGSAYLVILPPFNVESGDLNATVVVSGSNSRVELPLKIHVENPASLRVNVDNPTLTVKAGGSTATALWLDAMGTVTNVKFTVQAPSGWDVEVVPSTIPRVGMGGRGGVYWSTGPAQAELRIRVPKSAPAGTYTITVTAAGDQAKAETVVTVRVAQSSSGTWIGILLLVVAFGVVIWLMRRVGRR; encoded by the coding sequence ATGAGGAAAGCCTTTCTCCTTTTGCTGTCCATGCTCCTTCTTTTGCCCCTAGCGAGCGCCCAGCCGTACGTGACGGTCTTTGAAGGACGGATTGCACCGGAACATGCGATAACCGTGGGCGACTACACCGTTACGGTGGTCAAATCAGCAGTGGGGACACCGTATCTCATGCTGAAGAAAGGAGCTGAAATTCTTGAACTCATGCCCTTTGACTTCGGGCGCGAAATAGAGCGCGATGGCATCAGAGTGGTTATGGGAAGCTACACCCCACAGGGCGGTTTTGTGGTTGTCTCCGTTAAGCCAAAGTTAGTAGCTTCCCTTAAACCGAAGGTTGGGGAGAGGGTCTCGTTCAACGGCACAACGGTCGAAGTTACCTCGGTTGGCGCTGAAACCGTTGATGTTTCAGTAAACGGGGTGACCAAAACGCTTGAAGTCAACGGAAGCGCTGTGGTTGATCTAGTGGCACTCGAATACAATGGAAAGGAGATAAGGGTTTACGTCGCTGACCCCGCCTCGGAGATCGTGAACCTGGAGTACGCGGTCTTCTACCCGTATCGGAAGGTTAGAGCTTCTGGACCCGTTGACGTGCCGATCACTATTACCAGCTCCAGCGACGTTGAGCTGAACCTGAAGCTCGGCATTCTCTCCCTGCCCTCTGGCTGGAAGGCGAACTTCATCTACGGGGGCGTTGAGGTGGGTGAAATATCGGTTCCACCGAAGGGAACGGTCAGCCTGACCCTCCACATTGAGCCGACTGGAAGCGGCGTGGTGAAGTTTACCGTTGGGAATTTCACAGGCAGCCTGGAAGTTGAGAGTGCTGGAATCGAAGTTTCAATTCCCTACCTAAGCCTGGAAGCGGAAGCGGGAACCAGCCTGAGCGTGCCGGTTGCCTTCGCAGGGACGGGAAGGGTTGAGTTCACCCCTGGAAGCGTTCCACAGGGGTGGGGGGTATATTTAACGGACGGCAGGTACAGGCTGAGGAGCTTCGATGTCGATGGAAGCTTCACCGCGGAGCTGGTGGTGGAGATACCGAGAAACGCGACCCTTGGAGACCACAGGATAGAGTTCGAGGTTAACGGGCAGAGCTATGCTCTGAACGTTTACGTGTACAAGACGTACCTCGGAGAGCCTGCAAAGCTCACTGTAATCCTCACTGATGAGAGCGGAAACCCCATTCGGGGATGGGTTTCGGTCGGCGGTGAGAACGTTACAGTTTCCCCCGCGGGATCCGCAAACTTTGAGCTCAAGCCAGGGGAGTACACCGTGCTGGCTGGCGCAGAGGGCTGTTCCCCAGTCGAAGAGGACGTTAAGCTCTCCGATGGGGAGGAGAGAACCCTGACCATAAAGCTCAGGCGCGCGGAGTACTACTTCAAGGCTTCCCTAGAGAGGGATGTCCTAACCGTAACATCAGGAAGTGGGGGGAGCGTCGCGATAACTATCAAGAACCTCGGATCCAAGGACGACGATTACAGGGTCACTGTTGAAGGGCTCCCCGAGGGCTGGAGCTACATCCTCAGCCAGGACCCCAAAGGCACCGTTCCAATAGCGAGCATTAAAGTCCCGAGCGGAGAAAGTGGAAGCGCATATCTAGTCATCCTTCCGCCGTTCAACGTAGAATCCGGGGACTTAAACGCCACGGTGGTCGTTTCAGGCTCAAACTCAAGAGTTGAGCTTCCCCTCAAGATTCATGTCGAGAACCCTGCGTCCCTCCGCGTAAACGTGGACAATCCAACCCTGACGGTTAAAGCGGGTGGAAGCACCGCCACTGCACTCTGGCTGGATGCGATGGGAACAGTTACCAACGTCAAGTTCACAGTACAGGCCCCGAGCGGCTGGGACGTTGAAGTTGTCCCATCAACGATTCCCCGCGTTGGGATGGGGGGAAGAGGCGGTGTTTACTGGTCAACGGGGCCGGCCCAGGCCGAACTCAGGATCCGCGTTCCAAAATCAGCTCCCGCAGGTACGTACACTATAACCGTGACGGCTGCGGGTGATCAGGCAAAGGCCGAGACCGTGGTAACCGTCAGGGTTGCTCAGAGCTCAAGCGGCACCTGGATCGGCATCCTCCTCCTTGTGGTGGCGTTCGGCGTGGTGATATGGCTTATGAGGAGGGTAGGCAGGAGATGA